From Campylobacter showae:
CAGCGCCGTCTCGCTCATGCAAAACGAAAAAAATAGATTGCCTTCCAGTCCACTCCACGTGTTGTTTCTGCTGCCGATACCCTGCGTCTGCTCTTTTGACACGAGCGCAAAAGGCGGCTGTATTTCGCCGTTTCGCAGTCCTTCGACCAGAACTTTTTGCGTAGATGGGACGCTATCTGCGAACTCTATTCTCAAATTTTATTCCTTTTAAATTTGCTGTTTTATTTTACATTGCGAGCGCATTAGTATCATAAATTTACAAGGCAAGCTTCGCTCGGCTCAAATTTATGATACTATATCGCCGACACCGAGCCGCTTGCCGTTTAGATAGGCGCTAGCGTCCACCGGCTTTTTGCCCGGCTCTTGCACCTTTATGATCTTAACCGCACCCTCACCGCAAGAAACGCAAAAGCCGAGCTTATCGACGCTTAAAATTTCGCCAACGCGTTCAAATTTACGCCCGCGAGATTCGCGTAAGATTTCTAAATCCAAAATTTTGAGCCCGCTAGCTAGATAAATCCCCGGCCATGGCGTCAGCGCGCGAAATTTATTATAAATTTGCTGTGCGCTTTGTTCAAAGCCAAAAAGTCCGTCAGATTTTGCGATTTTTTTGCAGTGCGTGGCCTGCGCGTCGTCCTGCCTAAGCGGTGTCAAATTTGCAAAATTTCGCAGCGTTTTTACGATCAGCTCACCCGCCAGATCCCCGAGCTCGTCAAACAGCTGCGCCGCCGTTTTGTCCTCGCAAGGCGTGTAGGCAAAATCAAGCATATCGCCCGTATCAAGCCCCGCATCCATCAGCATCGCCGTCACGCCCGTCTGCTTCTCGCCCGCTAGTAGCGCGCTTTGGATCGGGCTCGCGCCGCGATATTTTGGCAGGATCGAGGCGTGCAGATTTATGCAAGGCGCGATGTCAAGGATAGCCTGCGGCAGAATTTTACCGTATGCCGCAACCACGATAAAATCAGGCTTTAGCTCTTTTATCTGCGCCGTGACCGCCTCGTCTCTTAAAGTCACAGGCTGAAAGATCGGCACGGCGGGCAGGTGCTGCTGCGCGTAAGTTTTCACCTCGCTCGGAGTTAAAATTTGCTTCCTGCCCACAGGCTTATCGGGCTGCGTAAAGACGGCCGCGATGTCAAATTTCGCCTCGGTAAGCGCGCGTAAAATTTTAGCCGCATACTCGGGCGTTCCCATAAAAACTATATTCATTCTTTTCCTTTAAATTTAGCCAAATCACGGCGCGAGCGATCACACGAGCGCCGACCGCGCGCAAAATAAATATTACGCAACCGCGAAGCAAACCAGAGTCCATACTCGCCCGCGCGCTATTTGACGGCGGATTGATTTTCATCTCCGCTTTGATCCTTCCACGGCCAAAAAGCACACGGATCTTCGGACCAATAAATCTTTGCGGACGGTTTCGCCCCCAGCTCATCTAGGCTAATCTTGCCGTCACGATTAGCATCGAGCCTCTTAAATTCCGAGCCCGAGCGCAGATTTAACTCTACTCTCAGCCCAGACGGCACCTCGCTAGCCGCCCACTCATCCAGGCTTAGCGCGCCGTCGCGATCCTTGTCGTTAAAGTCCATAAAATTCGGCACCGGATCGGCGGTATCACAACCGTATGCGCCGAAGCATAAAAATACTAGAATAAAAATTTTATTCATTTCGCTTCCTTAAATTTTATCTTTTTGCGACGCTTACGAGCGATAAATATAAAATTTACCCACATATTCGGGCGCGCTTAGGGCCCGCGTTCGTCAAAGACCTCTACGGCGCGGCTTTAGCGCAATCTACAGCTCCTTTTTAAGTAGTTCAAGCAGGTTAAATTTTAGCTCGTTTATATTTTGTCCCGTCGCCGAAGATATCGGCATCACAAAAAACGGCTTGGCGGCGTCAAATTCATAAATATCTTGCTTAAATTTTATCTCGCCCGCCGTGCCTACAAGCCCCAAATGCGACAAAAACGCGTCAAATTTTTCCTGCAAATTTTCGGCCGCGTCCGCGCGGGTTAGAGCGATCGCGTAGTCTCTTTTTGCTAGCTCGCCGGAAAATTTCGCCGTCTCGGCTCGCAGTGCGTCAAACTGCTCCTCAAGGCTGCGGTAGTTTGCAAGATCGAGCATAAAAAGCAAAATTTTCGTGCGTTCGACATGCTTTAAAAACTGCACGCCAAGGCCTCGCCCCTCGCTTGCGCCCTCGATGATGCCCGGGATATCGGCCATGACAAAGCCGCTGTATTCATCGACCTCGACTAGGCCTAGCTTTGGCGTGAGCGTGGTAAATTCGTAGTTTGCGATCTGCGGTTTGGCGTTTGAGACGGTCGAGATCAGCGTGCTTTTACCGACGTTTGGAAGGCCCACGAGCCCCACGTCGGCAATGAGCTTAAGCTCCAGCCTCACCTCGCGTGTTTCGCCATCAAGGCCTTTTTGTGCGTATTCGGGAGCTTGATTGATCGAGCTTTTAAAATGCACGTTGCCAAGCCCGCCTTTACCGCCTTTTAAAAATAGCTCGCGCTGCCCCTCGCTGGTTAGATCACAGAGTAGCTCGCCCGTCTCGGCATCCAGCACCGCGGTACCTGGAGGCACGATGAGCTCGAGATGCTCGCCTCTTTTGCCGTGCATTCTCCGCCCCGTACCCGCCTCGCCGTTTTGCGCGCGCATGGCCTTTTTGCCTTTATACGCCGCCAGCGTGTGCGTGTTGTTATCGGCGACGAAATATACATCCCCGCCGTCGCCGCCGTCGCCGCCGTCCGGTCCGCCTAAAATCACGTGTTTTTCGCGGCGAAAGCTCACCGATCCGGCCCCGCCGTGACCCGAGCTTAGAGTTAAATTTACGCTATCTATAAACATTTTTTGCCTTAGTTTTTAAATTTTATTCTATTATTTTTAGTTTGTTATTTTGCGAAATTTTCGGATTATATCGGTTTATTGATTAAAATTTGATTTGCCGAAAAGTTCAAATGATTTGCCAAGTACTGTTATTGGCACGATATAAATTTGCGCAATTTGGGTCAAATTTTAAAAATTGACAAATAACGTAACGATTATTTATTAGGTAAAAGCTT
This genomic window contains:
- the fmt gene encoding methionyl-tRNA formyltransferase is translated as MNIVFMGTPEYAAKILRALTEAKFDIAAVFTQPDKPVGRKQILTPSEVKTYAQQHLPAVPIFQPVTLRDEAVTAQIKELKPDFIVVAAYGKILPQAILDIAPCINLHASILPKYRGASPIQSALLAGEKQTGVTAMLMDAGLDTGDMLDFAYTPCEDKTAAQLFDELGDLAGELIVKTLRNFANLTPLRQDDAQATHCKKIAKSDGLFGFEQSAQQIYNKFRALTPWPGIYLASGLKILDLEILRESRGRKFERVGEILSVDKLGFCVSCGEGAVKIIKVQEPGKKPVDASAYLNGKRLGVGDIVS
- a CDS encoding GDP-mannose dehydrogenase — protein: MNKIFILVFLCFGAYGCDTADPVPNFMDFNDKDRDGALSLDEWAASEVPSGLRVELNLRSGSEFKRLDANRDGKISLDELGAKPSAKIYWSEDPCAFWPWKDQSGDENQSAVK
- the obgE gene encoding GTPase ObgE translates to MFIDSVNLTLSSGHGGAGSVSFRREKHVILGGPDGGDGGDGGDVYFVADNNTHTLAAYKGKKAMRAQNGEAGTGRRMHGKRGEHLELIVPPGTAVLDAETGELLCDLTSEGQRELFLKGGKGGLGNVHFKSSINQAPEYAQKGLDGETREVRLELKLIADVGLVGLPNVGKSTLISTVSNAKPQIANYEFTTLTPKLGLVEVDEYSGFVMADIPGIIEGASEGRGLGVQFLKHVERTKILLFMLDLANYRSLEEQFDALRAETAKFSGELAKRDYAIALTRADAAENLQEKFDAFLSHLGLVGTAGEIKFKQDIYEFDAAKPFFVMPISSATGQNINELKFNLLELLKKEL